Proteins from one Chitinophaga oryzae genomic window:
- a CDS encoding nucleotide exchange factor GrpE produces the protein MTEKDQDMQTNGQANNAGENEKGMPDFNAEENISETSHMTNALEVEPEEELIKKDQQLNEMRDKYLRLQAEFDNFRKRTAKERLELLQTAGKEVIISLLDVLDDSERAAKQLSTANDITSLKDGVNLVFNKLKTTMQAKGLKPMESLHTTFDPDLHDAITEIPAPTPDLQGKVVDVLQEGYYLNDKLIRHAKVIVGK, from the coding sequence ATGACAGAAAAAGACCAAGACATGCAGACAAACGGACAGGCAAACAATGCTGGAGAAAACGAAAAAGGCATGCCTGATTTCAATGCTGAAGAAAATATCAGTGAAACATCTCATATGACTAATGCATTAGAGGTAGAACCGGAAGAGGAACTGATCAAAAAGGACCAGCAACTGAACGAAATGCGGGATAAATACCTCCGTCTGCAGGCTGAGTTTGATAACTTCCGTAAACGCACCGCCAAGGAAAGACTGGAGCTGCTGCAAACCGCAGGTAAAGAAGTTATCATATCTTTGCTGGACGTACTGGATGATTCAGAGCGGGCTGCCAAACAGCTGAGCACTGCCAACGATATCACTTCTCTCAAAGACGGGGTAAACCTGGTATTCAACAAGCTGAAAACCACTATGCAGGCCAAAGGGCTGAAACCTATGGAAAGCCTGCACACCACCTTTGATCCGGACCTGCACGATGCCATTACCGAGATTCCGGCGCCTACGCCAGACCTTCAGGGTAAAGTGGTGGATGTATTACAGGAAGGCTATTACCTGAATGACAAACTGATCCGTCATGCCAAGGTGATAGTGGGTAAATAA